A window of the Pogona vitticeps strain Pit_001003342236 chromosome 4, PviZW2.1, whole genome shotgun sequence genome harbors these coding sequences:
- the ELF3 gene encoding ETS-related transcription factor Elf-3 — protein sequence MAGSCEISNLFSNYISAIYQQEETPPDPDLLTHLVDDDNASPTLSNTHTAMETTGKPTWYGEMPHCWSKSQVLEWISYHVEKNKYDASAIDFSCCNMDGYTLCQYSRDQLGIIFGSLGDELYDRLHEITSVSDELSWIMSILKNQDVSQEALLDSSSLELGNSCSEDNLCEMKFTNLFSPSDLGYISGAMSPDSSVSFAGTMSQSPQSQDSGGSDLDLDPTDIKHFPFSRDNDTEYKKEDLKKRKRGRPRKVSKDNRDCLETKKSKHSPRGIHLWEFIRDILIHPEMNEGLLKWEDRQEGIFKFLRSEAVAQLWGQKKKNSSMTYEKLSRAMRYYYKREILERVDGRRLVYKFGKNSSGWKEEEVQGKS from the exons ATGGCGGGATCCTGTGAAATCAGCAACCTCTTCTCAAACTACATCAGTGCCATCTACCAGCAAGAGGAAACACCCCCTGACCCAGACCTATTGACCCACCTAGTAGATGATGACAATGCTTCTCCCACATTGTCTAATACACACACAGCAATGGAGACAACTG GGAAACCGACATGGTATGGAGAGATGCCTCACTGCTGGAGCAAGTCTCAAGTGCTGGAGTGGATCAGCTACCATGTGGAGAAGAACAAGTACGATGCCAGTGCCATAGATTTCTCCTGCTGCAACATGGATGGCTACACACTTTGCCAGTACTCCCGGGATCAGCTGGGAATCATTTTTGGGTCCCTTGGCGATGAGCTCTATGACCGCTTACATGAGATCA CCTCTGTCTCAGATGAACTCAGCTGGATCATGTCTATACTGAAAAACCAAGATGTTTCCCAAGAGGCCCTTCTGGACTCCAGCTCTTTAG AGCTGGGGAACTCATGCAGTGAAGATAACTTGTGTGAGATGAAGTTCACAAACCTTTTCTCGCCAAGTGACCTTGGCTACATCTCTGGGGCCATGTCACCAGACAGCTCGGTGTCTTTTGCAG ggACGATGTCTCAGAGCCCTCAGTCTCAGGACTCCGGTGGAAGTGACCTGGATCTTGATCCCACAGACATAAAGCACTTCCCCTTTTCTCGTG ACAATGATACAGAATATAAGAAAGAAGATCTCAAGAAGCGGAAAAGGGGACGGCCCAGGAAGGTCAGCAAGGATAACAGAGACTGCCTGGAAACCAAAAAGAGCAAACACT CCCCAAGAGGCATCCACCTATGGGAATTCATCCGGGACATCCTAATCCACCCGGAGATGAATGAGGGGTTGCTGAAATGGGAAGACCGTCAAGAAGGCATCTTCAAATTTCTGCGCTCAGAGGCAGTAGCCCAGCTCTggggacaaaagaaaaagaatagcaGCATGACCTATGAGAAACTAAGCCGTGCCATGAG GTATTATTACAAGCGGGAAATCTTGGAACGAGTGGATGGGCGGCGGCTTGTATATAAGTTTGGGAAGAACTCTagtggatggaaggaagaagaggtgcAAGGCAAGAGCTAA